One window of bacterium genomic DNA carries:
- a CDS encoding SAM-dependent DNA methyltransferase: GLRFEMVLTNPPFGKKSSVTIVGENGESRRDDLSVVRDDFWATTSNKQLNFVQHVKTLLKIEGHAAIVVPDNVLFEGGAGETVRRRLLHECDVHTLLRLPTGVFYAQGVKANVLFFDRKPASETPSTRALWVYDLRTNMHFTLKENPLRREHLDDFVACYRACDRGQRVETERFHRFTYDELITRDKLSLDLFWLRDESLEDAANLPEPAVIAAEIVEDLEAALAEFSEVAAALHSLSSEHPPAATVK, encoded by the coding sequence TGGGCTGCGCTTCGAGATGGTGCTCACCAACCCGCCGTTCGGCAAGAAATCATCGGTCACGATAGTCGGCGAGAACGGCGAATCACGCCGCGACGATCTCTCCGTCGTGCGCGATGATTTTTGGGCAACAACCTCCAACAAACAGCTAAACTTCGTCCAGCACGTCAAGACGTTGCTGAAAATCGAGGGCCATGCGGCGATCGTGGTACCAGACAACGTGCTCTTCGAGGGCGGTGCCGGCGAAACGGTGCGCCGCCGCTTGCTCCACGAGTGCGACGTGCATACGCTGCTGCGCCTGCCGACTGGCGTCTTCTACGCCCAAGGCGTAAAAGCAAACGTCCTGTTCTTTGACCGGAAACCGGCGTCAGAGACGCCGTCAACGCGCGCGCTGTGGGTCTACGACCTGCGCACGAATATGCACTTCACGTTGAAGGAGAATCCGTTGCGGCGGGAGCATCTCGACGACTTCGTCGCGTGTTACCGTGCTTGCGATCGGGGACAGCGCGTCGAGACCGAGCGATTCCACCGTTTTACCTACGATGAACTGATAACGCGCGACAAGCTGAGCCTTGATCTCTTCTGGTTGCGCGACGAATCGCTCGAAGATGCCGCTAATTTGCCCGAGCCGGCTGTAATCGCCGCAGAGATTGTGGAGGATCTCGAAGCCGCCCTCGCCGAGTTCAGCGAAGTGGCTGCGGCGCTTCACTCCCTGTCCTCGGAACACCCCCCTGCTGCAACGGTTAAATAG